The proteins below come from a single Zea mays cultivar B73 chromosome 8, Zm-B73-REFERENCE-NAM-5.0, whole genome shotgun sequence genomic window:
- the LOC103636482 gene encoding AT-rich interactive domain-containing protein 1 isoform X2, with amino-acid sequence MVGMYQHQLRDDPFDTLSGGHCEVHGGGQPRQRVEALADGRSMLRGGGSGIVGAAGGDLGVLVRWMRELAADPVGPLPAPSEHRVRKRHVLAWRRARYLRLEDVADAEELPSFSKKRKLYWDQKKKGCLNMPTRKSERLAKRMKLMASLLLTQRKKIGVGEHFQAEVPGWTGQPSGKELSCYRNDPETSKMLGTRMWPPEGEVYKTDIVAVGQGRPGSCNCPYPGSFLCRQLHTNEARDQLRSELGRVFTMWQFDSMGEEVSKLWSRDEQLKFDALEQLVPVMDQKTYWAVVSKNFASKPRIDLIKYYLNVFLMRRVLYQCRLGLLEIDSDEDDVEEEEDEDQPEGSSSLQRTQDAQDLKKVP; translated from the exons ATGGTGGGGATGTACCAGCACCAACTCCGCGACGACCCCTTCGACACCCTAAGCGGCGGCCACTGCG AGGTACATGGCGGCGGACAGCCGCGGCAGCGGGTCGAGGCGCTTGCCGACGGAAGAAGCATGTTGCGCGGCGGGGGAAGCGGTATAGTTGGCGCCGCGGGTGGAGATCTAGGGGTGctagtgcggtggatgcgggaacTCGCAGCGGATCCCGTGGGTCCACTTCCGGCGCCATCAGAGCACAGGGTGAGGAAGCGGCACGTGCTGGCCTGGCGGCGCGCTCGCTACCTCAGATTGGAGGACGTGGCGGACGCAGAAGAGCTTCCCAGCTTCTCCAAG AAAAGGAAGCTCTACTGGGATCAAAAAAAGAAAGGCTGCTTGAACATGCCAACAAGGAAATCTGAGAGGCTTGCTAAGAGAATGAAACTCATGGCATCATTGCTCCTCACGCAACGGAAAAAGATTGGAGTAGGTGAGCACTTTCAGGCAGAGGTACCTGGTTGGACTGGGCAACCTTCAGGGAAAGAGCTTTCATGTTACAGGAATGACCCAGAGACATCAAAGATGTTAGGGACTAGAATGTGGCCTCCTGAGGGTGAAGTTTATAAAACTGACATTGTAGCTGTTGGGCAGGGAAGGCCTGGATCATGTAATTGCCCCTACCCAGGATCCTTCCTCTGCAGACAGCTCCACACAAATGAAGCAAGAGATCAGCTACGCTCTGAACTTGGTCGAGTTTTTACAATGTGGCAATTTGATTCTATGGGGGAGGAGGTTTCTAAGCTGTGGAGTCGTGATGAGCAACTAAAGTTCGACGCACTTGAGCAATTGGTTCCCGTTATGGATCAAAAGACATATTGGGCTGTTGTGTCGAAAAATTTTGCTTCAAAGCCCAGGATAGATTTGATAAAGTACTATCTGAATGTGTTCCTGATGAGAAGAGTGTTGTACCAGTGCAGACTCGGTCTTCTGGAAATTGATAGTGACGAAGATGACGTGGAGGAAGAAGAGGACGAAGATCAACCTGAAGGATCCAGCTCTCTTCAGAG GACTCAAGATGCCCAAGACTTGAAGAAGGTGCCATGA
- the LOC103637524 gene encoding acetyl-CoA carboxylase 1-like — MCPCDKGHICQPTPARRPPPQPTPRAVHLRPPPRAVLLHSPPRASSTSTAHPARRPPPPTTSAPPWRAVVARAPHPRALARPIPARGHRQGFPRPRATISIAAPAAIPPRSPSELLHSLHFDEDKCGRDVSTLFFPFFLPRLLSPSSLPADLPAGTRFSALGFFPAVVFSAAGFSSEEPSTDNNMTPKLTTQDYSRLSSSVIAHELQLKNGETRWVVDTIVGKEDGLGCENLHGSGAIASAYSKAYKETFTLTFVTGKAVGIGAYLARLGMRCIQRLDQPIILTGFSALNKLLGREVYSSHMQLGGPKIMATNGVVHQTVSDDLEGVSAILKWLSYVPPYVGGPLPIMKPLDPPERPVTYLPENACDALAAICGIQDGEGRWLGGMFDRESFVETLEGWAKTVITGRAKLGGIPVGVIAVETQTVMQVIPAGPGQLDSAERVVPQAGQVSQ, encoded by the exons ATGTGCCCATGCGACAAGGGTCATATATGTCAA CCCACCCCAGCGCGTCGTCCTCCTCCACAGCCCACCCCGCGCGCCGTCCACCTCCGCCCACCACCGCGCGCCGTCCTCCTCCACAGCCCACCCCGCGCGTCGTCCACCTCGACAGCCCACCCTGCGCGCCGTCCACCTCCGCCCACCACCTCCGCTCCACCCTGGCGCGCCGTCGTCGCTAGGGCGCCCCACCCCCGCGCGCTAGCGAGGCCCATCCCCGCGCGGGGTCATCGCCAGGGCTTCCCACGCCCGCGCGCCACGATCTCCATTGCTGCACCAGCTGCAATCCCCCCACGATCTCCCTCTGAACTGCTCCACTCCCTCCACTTCGATGAGGATAAATGTGGGCGCGACGTCTCCACGCTCTTCTTTCCCTTCTTCCTGCCACGCTTGCTCTCGCCGTCCTCCTTGCCGGCAGACTTGCCCGCGGGGACGCGCTTCTCCGCCTTGGGCTTCTTCCCGGCGGTCGTCTTCTCCGCCGCGGGCTTCTCCTCAGAAGAACCATCAA CTGACAATAACATGACACCCAAGCTTACTACACAAGATTACTCACGTCTAAGCTCTTCAGTAATAGCTCACGAGCTGCAACTAAAAAATGGAGAAACCAGATGGGTGGTTGATACCATTGTTGGTAAAGAGGATGGACTTGGTTGTGAGAATCTCCATGGCAGTGGGGCGATTGCCAGCGCATATTCTAAGGCATACAAAGAGACCTTTACTCTGACATTTGTGACTGGAAAAGCTGTTGGCATTGGGGCTTATCTGGCTCGTTTAGGCATGAGGTGTATACAACGTCTTGATCAACCAATTATTTTGACTGGGTTTTCGGCACTAAACAAGCTCCTGGGGCGGGAGGTGTACAGTTCTCATATGCAATTGGGTGGCCCCAAAATCATGGCTACAAATGGCGTTGTCCACCAAACTGTGTCAGATGACCTTGAAGGTGTTTCTGCTATCCTGAAATGGCTCAGTTATGTTCCTCCATATGTTGGTGGTCCTCTTCCCATTATGAAACCCCTGGACCCACCCGAAAGACCAGTAACATACCTCCCTGAGAATGCTTGTGATGCTCTTGCAGCCATCTGTGGCATTCAGGATGGTGAAGGGAGGTGGTTGGGTGGTATGTTTGATAGGGAAAGCTTTGTGGAAACATTGGAAGGTTGGGCAAAAACAGTTATCACCGGAAGAGCAAAGCTTGGTGGAATACCAGTTGGTGTCATAGCTGTAGAAACCCAGACTGTGATGCAAGTCATCCCAGCTGGTCCAGGTCAGCTTGATTCCGCTGAGCGCGTAGTCCCTCAAGCAGGTCAGGTTAGCCAATGA
- the LOC100217015 gene encoding uncharacterized protein LOC100217015, translating into MEPDEIVPVVEEGPAVVPMDISGEVAAESNAAAQGGKAIKDHIDLESAENKKASPKDLKEIAGSFWAASVFSKKWHKWRRKQKLKKEATLSKGAAAAMPPPEKRSKASFFGRSRLRGEAGTELAGGRRSCDTDPRFSLDASRMSIDDAGFSWDEPRASWDGYLFGAGAGAGIGLGRAPPPLSRLPPILSVLEDTPADIVERSDGQIPVEDDFDPEPPGGSLQTRDYYLDSSSRRRRSLERSSSVRRPSFEVTDPRPMAPAVINGRVSPVGGSEFYHFHHAEDLLDRGFSSNSLIEDISASLEAALSGSGPAKKPRRWRKAWSLWGLIHRRAAGRRGGGPSDIADRSFSEPWPDLRVRGANPKVQRCNSSLSARSSFSSNSGGLGSSRRSSSYVDASVRRREEPHAQLERNRSARYSPGRAATADNGMLRFYLTPMRSGTGRPRGAGLPTKAGSVLRLY; encoded by the coding sequence ATGGAGCCCGACGAGATAGTCCCGGTGGTCGAGGAGGGCCCTGCCGTCGTCCCGATGGACATTTCCGGCGAGGTGGCAGCCGAGAGCAATGCGGCGGCCCAGGGAGGTAAGGCCATCAAGGACCACATCGATCTGGAGTCGGCGGAGAACAAGAAGGCTTCGCCCAAAGACCTGAAAGAGATCGCCGGGAGCTTCTGGGCCGCCTCCGTGTTCAGCAAGAAGTGGCACAAGTGGCGCCGCAAGCAGAAGCTCAAGAAGGAGGCTACCTTGAGCAAGGGCGCGGCAGCGGCAATGCCCCCTCCGGAGAAGCGCTCTAAAGCGTCGTTCTTTGGCCGGAGCCGCCTCCGTGGGGAGGCAGGCACCGAGCTCGCCGGTGGGCGGCGCTCGTGCGACACCGACCCGCGTTTCTCCCTGGACGCCTCGCGCATGTCCATCGATGACGCCGGCTTCTCGTGGGACGAGCCCCGCGCGTCGTGGGATGGATACCTgttcggcgccggcgccggcgccggcattGGCCTCGGGCGCGCGCCTCCGCCGCTCTCCCGCCTCCCTCCCATCCTGTCCGTCCTGGAGGACACACCGGCCGACATCGTCGAGCGCTCCGACGGCCAAATCCCTGTGGAAGACGACTTCGACCCCGAGCCGCCAGGTGGGTCCTTGCAGACCAGAGACTACTACCTGGACTCCTCCAGCCGCAGGCGGCGGAGCCTGGAACGATCAAGCTCCGTACGCAGGCCGTCATTCGAGGTGACGGATCCAAGGCCTATGGCGCCCGCGGTAATAAATGGGAGGGTGTCCCCAGTTGGCGGTTCAGAGTTCTACCACTTCCACCACGCGGAGGACTTGCTCGACCGCGGCTTCAGCTCCAACTCCCTCATCGAGGACATCTCCGCGAGCCTGGAGGCGGCGCTGTCCGGGTCCGGCCCCGCCAAGAAGCCACGGCGGTGGCGCAAGGCGTGGAGCCTCTGGGGGCTCATCCACCGCCGCGCCGCCGGGCGCAGGGGCGGGGGCCCGTCGGACATCGCCGACCGCTCCTTCTCCGAGCCGTGGCCGGACCTGCGCGTCCGCGGAGCCAACCCCAAGGTGCAGCGGTGCAACAGCAGCCTGAGCGCGCGCAGCTCGTTCAGCAGCAACAGCGGCGGGCTCGGCAGCTCCAGGCGCAGCAGCAGCTACGTGGACGCCAGCGTGAGGCGGAGGGAGGAGCCGCACGCGCAGCTGGAGCGGAACCGCAGCGCGCGCTACTCGCCCGGGCGCGCCGCCACGGCGGACAACGGCATGCTGCGTTTCTACCTGACGCCGATGCGGAGCGGCACTGGGCGGCCACGCGGAGCCGGCCTGCCGACCAAGGCCGGCAGCGTGCTCCGCCTGTACTAG
- the LOC103636482 gene encoding AT-rich interactive domain-containing protein 1 isoform X1, with translation MVGMYQHQLRDDPFDTLSGGHCGEQPRVAGGGASSSSPSAVHDPLSAEVHGGGQPRQRVEALADGRSMLRGGGSGIVGAAGGDLGVLVRWMRELAADPVGPLPAPSEHRVRKRHVLAWRRARYLRLEDVADAEELPSFSKKRKLYWDQKKKGCLNMPTRKSERLAKRMKLMASLLLTQRKKIGVGEHFQAEVPGWTGQPSGKELSCYRNDPETSKMLGTRMWPPEGEVYKTDIVAVGQGRPGSCNCPYPGSFLCRQLHTNEARDQLRSELGRVFTMWQFDSMGEEVSKLWSRDEQLKFDALEQLVPVMDQKTYWAVVSKNFASKPRIDLIKYYLNVFLMRRVLYQCRLGLLEIDSDEDDVEEEEDEDQPEGSSSLQRTQDAQDLKKVP, from the exons ATGGTGGGGATGTACCAGCACCAACTCCGCGACGACCCCTTCGACACCCTAAGCGGCGGCCACTGCGGTGAGCAGCCACGCGTTGCCGGCGGCGGCGCCTCCTCCTCCTCACCCTCGGCTGTTCATGACCCGCTGTCTGCAGAGGTACATGGCGGCGGACAGCCGCGGCAGCGGGTCGAGGCGCTTGCCGACGGAAGAAGCATGTTGCGCGGCGGGGGAAGCGGTATAGTTGGCGCCGCGGGTGGAGATCTAGGGGTGctagtgcggtggatgcgggaacTCGCAGCGGATCCCGTGGGTCCACTTCCGGCGCCATCAGAGCACAGGGTGAGGAAGCGGCACGTGCTGGCCTGGCGGCGCGCTCGCTACCTCAGATTGGAGGACGTGGCGGACGCAGAAGAGCTTCCCAGCTTCTCCAAG AAAAGGAAGCTCTACTGGGATCAAAAAAAGAAAGGCTGCTTGAACATGCCAACAAGGAAATCTGAGAGGCTTGCTAAGAGAATGAAACTCATGGCATCATTGCTCCTCACGCAACGGAAAAAGATTGGAGTAGGTGAGCACTTTCAGGCAGAGGTACCTGGTTGGACTGGGCAACCTTCAGGGAAAGAGCTTTCATGTTACAGGAATGACCCAGAGACATCAAAGATGTTAGGGACTAGAATGTGGCCTCCTGAGGGTGAAGTTTATAAAACTGACATTGTAGCTGTTGGGCAGGGAAGGCCTGGATCATGTAATTGCCCCTACCCAGGATCCTTCCTCTGCAGACAGCTCCACACAAATGAAGCAAGAGATCAGCTACGCTCTGAACTTGGTCGAGTTTTTACAATGTGGCAATTTGATTCTATGGGGGAGGAGGTTTCTAAGCTGTGGAGTCGTGATGAGCAACTAAAGTTCGACGCACTTGAGCAATTGGTTCCCGTTATGGATCAAAAGACATATTGGGCTGTTGTGTCGAAAAATTTTGCTTCAAAGCCCAGGATAGATTTGATAAAGTACTATCTGAATGTGTTCCTGATGAGAAGAGTGTTGTACCAGTGCAGACTCGGTCTTCTGGAAATTGATAGTGACGAAGATGACGTGGAGGAAGAAGAGGACGAAGATCAACCTGAAGGATCCAGCTCTCTTCAGAG GACTCAAGATGCCCAAGACTTGAAGAAGGTGCCATGA